The genomic DNA ATTATATGGGAGCAGGCAGAGTTGCTAGAGCAAGATCCAAGGCTTGTAGCTGCAGTTATCATGGTCGAAAGCAAATACAGAAAAGACAGTGTTTCAAAAAAAGGGGCATTAGGCTTGATGCAGGTAATGCCAAATACCGCTATGTGGGCAGCAGAAATTAATGGGATAGAATATACGTATATTGAGGAATTAGCTGAACCTCATACAAATATATATTTAGGCACGTGGTATTTGAAATTCCTAAATCATAAATACGAAAACAAACTACCTCTAGTATTGGCTGGATACAACAGTGGTCCAACTAGGGTTGATGAATGGTTACAGTATGGGGTGTGGGATGGTGAAAGCATCGAACAAATACCCTTTGGGGAGACTAGACATTATATACAAAGGGTGACTCACTTCTATGAAAGGTATAAAAAGATTTACTAAATATATATGTTTCTGAGCAGGATTTAAAATTATAAATGTCGAAATATATCAGGAAATAGTAAGTAGTAATTTGAGAAGCAAGTATAAATTATTATTGAAGGGAGTTAATTATGAAACCGATAAGAATTGCAATTAACGGGTATGGTAGGATAGGGCGCTTAGTTCACAGAAGGGTAATAGGTGACGAGCAAATTGAGGTAGTAGCTATAAATGCTAGTTATGATTCGTCAATCTTAGCACACATATTAAAATACGATACTATTCATGGTACATTTGATGCGGAGATTTCGGCTGATAATGACAACAATACAATAACAGTCAATGGAAAAACAATCACTAAGCTAGCAGAAAGAAATCCAGAGCTGCTACCGTGGAAAGATTTAGACATAGATATTGTAGTTGAAGCTACTGGTAAGTTTACCTCTAAAGAGGGCGCTTCATTACATTTAAAGGCAGGCGCTAAGAAGGTTTGTATCACTGCTCCAGGCAAAAATGAAGATGTAACTATCGTGATGGGTGTAAATGAACAAGAGTACGATAAAGAAAAACATCATATTGTATCTAATGCTTCATGCACTACTAATTGCTTAGCTCCAATAGCTAAAGTTTTACATGATAGCTTTGGTATAGAGCATGGTTTAATGACAACAGTACATGCATATACTAACGACCAGAAAAATTTAGATAACCCACACAAAGATTTACGTCGTGCTAGAGCATGTGCACAGTCAATCATCCCTACATCTACAGGAGCAGCCAGTGCAGTAGCTAAAGTTATCCCTGAACTTGCTGGCAAGCTAAATGGAATTTCATTACGTGTACCTACACCTAATGTATCTGTAGTTGATTTAGTTGCGGAATTAAAAGTACCTGTAACTAAAGAACAAGTAAACGATGCACTTAAAAGTGCAGCTAATAATGAATTAAAAGGTATTTTAGGTTATTCTGAAGAACCTCTAGTATCATCTGATTACGTTGGGAATAGCATGTCTAGTATTGTTGATAGTTTAACAACTATGCAAATTGGTGACAAAACAATTAAAGTATTCGCATGGTACGACAATGAATGGGGCTATTCATGTCGTGTCGTAGACTTAATCAAATATATGGTCAAGTAAGAATACGTGAACAATATCAACTGTTAAATGATTAACTGTTAGATATACTAAATATACTAAGGGGCACTAGCTAACTAGTGCCCCAAATCTATATGAGCTTTCATGTTACTGCATGTTACTTTGAGATCCCATAAGTTGTTGCTCTCCAAGTTGAACTAACTTACGAGTGATGTTACCACCAACAGCTCCACAATCACGAGAAGTCATCGTACCCCAGTAACCATTCTGAGGTGTTTGGATTCCAAGTTCAGAAGCTACTTCGTATTTGAATTGGTCTAAAGCTTGGTAAGCTTCAGGTACTACTAACCAGTTGCTTGGACGTTCTTGACCTACACCCATTTGCTACACCTCCTTTCTCAATGGTGTACCCTTATTATGTGACATCAGTTTAGTGTGATACTGGGAATGTATTGGTGCTGGTGGAAACACATGTAATAACAATTAATAGAAAAAACAAGACCAAAGCGTTCACTTAAGGTCTTGTTTTCATTTTGCCTACACTTTTTGAAGAACAAGTTGTCATTTATTACTTAAAAATACTAATATTCACCTAGAACAGACCTGGCGATGTTATAAGCGTGGTCTCCCATTCTTTCTAAATTACTTAAGGTGTCTAAGAATACTATTCCTGCATTGCCACTACATATTCCTTTATTTAGGCGTTTTATGTGGCCCTTTCTAAAGGCGCGCTCGTATTTGTCGATACGTTCTTCGTTTTCCATGACTTTGCGAGCTAATTCTTTATCGTTCTTCTGTAATGCTTCCATGGCCATTTGAATTGACTCGTCAACAATCTCAACCATTTGCTTGAGATCTTTATATGCATCTGGAGAGAAGACAATCTTTTTATCAATTTTATATTCTCCAAGCTCTAGAATGTTTTCTGCATGGTCACCAATTCGTTCAATGTCATTAATCGTTTGAAATAGCTGGTTATGACGGCTTGAGTCTTTTTCAGATAAAGAGCTTTGTGACAATTGAACCATATATTCTGTTATACGCTTATCAAGCTCATTTACTAAAGCTTCTTTTTGTTTAGCAATTGCGGCACGTTTATGATTGCCCTCGAAGAAGTATTCAGTAGCGTCATTAAATGCTTCGCGAGCTATATTACCCATGCGTGTAAGCTCGTTTACTACTTGTCCAAGTGCAATATTTGGTGTAGAAAGGAAATGTTGATTTAAATGCTTCGTGCCAAATTCAATTTCGATATCATCTCCAGGTATCATCTTAGTTACTACAGCAGCTAATAAACCAGTTAGTGGCAAGAATATTAAAGCGTTAGTAATGTTGAAAATACCATGTGCATAGGCGATTTGTAACTTTATATCGGCGCCAGTGTATGATGCAAGCCATAATACTAAAGCAGCAACTGGAGTTAAGAATATTATAAAAATAACTGTACCAAAAGCATTAAAGATAAAATGTGTCAAGGCAGCGCGTCTAGCACTAATAGATGCGCCGATAGCTGCAAGGGCTGCAGTAATTGTTGTACCGATGTTTTCGCCGAAAAGTATTGGTAGAGCTTGGTGGAAGGTTACTCCGCCTTGATAAGCAAGCTCCTGTAGCACACCAATAGTCGCTGTACTACTTTGCACTACCGCAGTAAACATCATTCCAACTAAAACTCCAAGAATTTTTACATCACCTAAAGTTGTCATTAACTCAGTAAAAACAGGCCAGTAACGAAGAGGTCTCATAGCATCAGACATAAGGTTAAGTCCTAAGAATAACATTCCAGCACCAAATACGACTTGTCCGAAGTAATTAACTTTTTTACGTTTCGTAAAGAACAATAAAACCATTCCAACACCAATCATTGGCATGGCATATTTACTGATTTTGAAACCGATTAAGAAGGCAGTTACTGTTGTACCAATATTAGCACCCATAATGACACCTATCGCTTGCTTAAGTGTCATGAGTCCAGCATTTACAAAGCCAATGGCCATGACCGTAGTACCAGTACTACTTTGTATAATGCCAGTAACTAAAGCTCCTGCGACCACTCCCATAAATGGGTTTGTTGTCATGCGTTCTAACATTCTACGCAATTTTTCTCCAGCAGTTTTTTGTAGTCCATCTGACATATAATGTAAACCGAATAGGAAAACACCAAGGCCACCAAAAAAGCTGAAGATTAAACTTTGCCATTCTATCTCCATGTTTCTCCAATATCCCCTTTAAAGATAGTATTTTATTAAAAAAGCATGTAATTATCGATGTGGAAAAATGCAAATAATATGTAGAACCCCAATCATTATAACGTACTATAATCATTAATGGAACAGAAAACGACAAACTGTTACAAAACATTTTATAATGTAAAATAAGAAAGCAGGCTATAATTACTAGCCTGCTGATGATGAAACTATCATGATTGTAAAATTGCTCATGAGGTCAATTTCATACGGTATTTTTAAGTGCTTTCCATTAGGGTCCGTTAGCAATCTAACAACGGGACGCTGTGGATAGCTTGGATTTATTCTGCTAATTACTGCTATTTGACCAGTGTTTAATTTCACTGTTACACCAAGTGGGTATATGGCGATATTTTCCACAAACTTTTTAATGATTTTGTGGTCAAAGTGATAATCTCCACCACCTAAGATTAATTCAAAGGCTTCGTGAGGTAAATGAGAAGCTCTATACACTCGATTAGACGTAAGAGCATCATACACATCAGTGATTGATACGATTTTAGCAAAGTCGTGCTGATCTTGACTTTGAATTTGTCTAGGGTAGCCTGTGCCGTTATAGCGCTCATGGTGTTGATAAGCAACATGGGCAGACTTTAAAGATATTCCAGGTTGAGATTTTAATATCTCATAACCATATTCTGCGTGTTTTTTCATAATATCAAATTCTTCTGTAGTTAATCTGTCAGGCTTACATAATATCTCCATTGGGACTTTGGTTTTCCCTATATCATGGAGCATTGCACCAATACCAAGTTCCCGTATATCACTGTTATTATAACCTAAGGACATTCCTAATGCTGAAGATAGTATTCCAACATTAACACTATGGTGGTATAAATAATCATCCTTTTGATGAATATTAACCATTTGATACATAACATGTTTATTAGATTGCAAATCTTTAATAATATCGTCGAATAGCTTATTGAATTCTTTTGCCAATGTCGGGCTAGCTAATTTTGATTTGCTTTTTTGTGAATCAAATAGAGTTGTCATTGTTGTATGCACTTTACTAAGCGCTTTGCGCCTTGTCTCTTCAGATACTATGTCCTCGACAAGTATATCGTCGGTACGACCGTCTTCTATATATACATAAGGAATATTGATTTGCTCTAATCTACGTATCAAAGAATTGGTTAAAGAAACACCGCTACTTAATAAAATTTGTCCGTTGTCATTGAGGATATTTTTTGCTATTACATATCCATCTTCTAAGTTACTAGTTGCAACTAATC from Desulfuribacillus alkaliarsenatis includes the following:
- a CDS encoding Na/Pi cotransporter family protein — its product is MEIEWQSLIFSFFGGLGVFLFGLHYMSDGLQKTAGEKLRRMLERMTTNPFMGVVAGALVTGIIQSSTGTTVMAIGFVNAGLMTLKQAIGVIMGANIGTTVTAFLIGFKISKYAMPMIGVGMVLLFFTKRKKVNYFGQVVFGAGMLFLGLNLMSDAMRPLRYWPVFTELMTTLGDVKILGVLVGMMFTAVVQSSTATIGVLQELAYQGGVTFHQALPILFGENIGTTITAALAAIGASISARRAALTHFIFNAFGTVIFIIFLTPVAALVLWLASYTGADIKLQIAYAHGIFNITNALIFLPLTGLLAAVVTKMIPGDDIEIEFGTKHLNQHFLSTPNIALGQVVNELTRMGNIAREAFNDATEYFFEGNHKRAAIAKQKEALVNELDKRITEYMVQLSQSSLSEKDSSRHNQLFQTINDIERIGDHAENILELGEYKIDKKIVFSPDAYKDLKQMVEIVDESIQMAMEALQKNDKELARKVMENEERIDKYERAFRKGHIKRLNKGICSGNAGIVFLDTLSNLERMGDHAYNIARSVLGEY
- a CDS encoding lytic transglycosylase domain-containing protein; this translates as MNFIKQKRWWLLLLAIVLIVLNTNFFWKLVYPIPYKDIIWEQAELLEQDPRLVAAVIMVESKYRKDSVSKKGALGLMQVMPNTAMWAAEINGIEYTYIEELAEPHTNIYLGTWYLKFLNHKYENKLPLVLAGYNSGPTRVDEWLQYGVWDGESIEQIPFGETRHYIQRVTHFYERYKKIY
- a CDS encoding alpha/beta-type small acid-soluble spore protein, whose translation is MGVGQERPSNWLVVPEAYQALDQFKYEVASELGIQTPQNGYWGTMTSRDCGAVGGNITRKLVQLGEQQLMGSQSNMQ
- a CDS encoding HD-GYP domain-containing protein yields the protein MRLVATSNLEDGYVIAKNILNDNGQILLSSGVSLTNSLIRRLEQINIPYVYIEDGRTDDILVEDIVSEETRRKALSKVHTTMTTLFDSQKSKSKLASPTLAKEFNKLFDDIIKDLQSNKHVMYQMVNIHQKDDYLYHHSVNVGILSSALGMSLGYNNSDIRELGIGAMLHDIGKTKVPMEILCKPDRLTTEEFDIMKKHAEYGYEILKSQPGISLKSAHVAYQHHERYNGTGYPRQIQSQDQHDFAKIVSITDVYDALTSNRVYRASHLPHEAFELILGGGDYHFDHKIIKKFVENIAIYPLGVTVKLNTGQIAVISRINPSYPQRPVVRLLTDPNGKHLKIPYEIDLMSNFTIMIVSSSAG
- a CDS encoding glyceraldehyde-3-phosphate dehydrogenase, which encodes MKPIRIAINGYGRIGRLVHRRVIGDEQIEVVAINASYDSSILAHILKYDTIHGTFDAEISADNDNNTITVNGKTITKLAERNPELLPWKDLDIDIVVEATGKFTSKEGASLHLKAGAKKVCITAPGKNEDVTIVMGVNEQEYDKEKHHIVSNASCTTNCLAPIAKVLHDSFGIEHGLMTTVHAYTNDQKNLDNPHKDLRRARACAQSIIPTSTGAASAVAKVIPELAGKLNGISLRVPTPNVSVVDLVAELKVPVTKEQVNDALKSAANNELKGILGYSEEPLVSSDYVGNSMSSIVDSLTTMQIGDKTIKVFAWYDNEWGYSCRVVDLIKYMVK